One region of Termitidicoccus mucosus genomic DNA includes:
- a CDS encoding GTP-binding protein: protein MKLVTVAGPPSSGKTAVILKTLRWLRDDGLRAGVVKFDCLTTGDAATFEAAGFPVLTGLSANFCPDHFFITNIEDCVAWGARQRLDLLVSESAGLCNRCAPHLRGHLAVCVLDLLAGVDTPRKVGPMLRTADLVLVTKGDIVSQAEREVFAFRIRQVNSRARILFVNGITGQGAWEASRLWRAAPDDAPVTGGRLRFSVPAAVCSYCLGETRLGADFQNGTLRKIQIPGAPATHV from the coding sequence ATGAAGCTCGTCACCGTGGCCGGACCGCCCTCGTCGGGAAAAACCGCGGTCATCCTCAAGACGCTGCGCTGGCTGCGCGACGACGGCCTGCGCGCCGGGGTGGTGAAATTCGACTGCCTGACGACGGGCGACGCGGCGACATTCGAGGCAGCCGGATTTCCTGTCCTCACGGGGCTGTCGGCCAATTTCTGCCCGGATCATTTTTTCATCACCAACATCGAGGACTGCGTCGCGTGGGGCGCGCGGCAGCGGCTCGACCTCCTCGTGAGCGAAAGCGCGGGGCTGTGCAACCGCTGCGCCCCGCACCTCCGCGGCCACCTCGCCGTCTGCGTGCTCGACCTCCTCGCCGGCGTGGACACGCCGCGCAAGGTCGGCCCCATGCTCCGCACCGCCGACCTCGTCCTCGTCACCAAGGGCGACATCGTGAGCCAGGCCGAGCGCGAGGTATTCGCGTTTCGGATACGACAGGTCAACTCCCGCGCCCGCATCCTCTTCGTCAACGGCATCACCGGCCAGGGCGCCTGGGAGGCCAGCCGACTCTGGCGCGCCGCCCCGGACGACGCGCCGGTCACGGGCGGGCGCCTGCGCTTCTCCGTGCCGGCGGCGGTCTGCTCCTATTGCCTCGGGGAAACGCGCCTCGGCGCCGATTTCCAGAACGGCACGCTGCGCAAAATCCAGATCCCCGGCGCACCCGCGACCCATGTCTGA
- a CDS encoding ABC transporter substrate-binding protein: MENTAIATPSSDDDLLDLEPSFPEHETGRRRALDYLGYAPCPVRAELRRRFHARCRAMNPAPQWYMAGGCHGDDIYDGLWQTTEAGELPGLISDTGFGDFNRPAFVRRWLDDDKTFARIAAGDELRPEFREAGLVDPQGFHRVYGANLEIILVDLNRLGDRPTPRNWADVLHPRFRRDVIVSGSPESIHESILFGLYRDHGEKALAALGANVRNFMHPAEMAKTAGSSNPRGAALYLLPGFFSASCPHRENTRVVWPEEGAYLTPQYILRRRDARPESDLFANYLCGGEWAAHLAKIGFAPSRAGSPPLPGRLRWVGWDFVRHHDIEAMSTMLNAAFARGYSA, translated from the coding sequence ATGGAAAACACCGCCATCGCCACACCATCATCCGACGACGACCTGCTTGACTTGGAACCCTCGTTTCCCGAGCACGAGACCGGCCGGCGTCGCGCCCTCGATTATCTCGGTTACGCGCCCTGCCCGGTGCGGGCCGAACTCCGCCGCCGGTTCCATGCGCGCTGCCGCGCCATGAATCCCGCGCCACAATGGTACATGGCAGGCGGCTGCCACGGCGACGACATCTATGACGGCCTTTGGCAAACGACCGAGGCCGGCGAACTGCCCGGCTTGATTTCCGACACCGGGTTCGGCGACTTCAACCGTCCCGCATTCGTGCGCCGCTGGCTCGACGACGACAAAACCTTCGCGCGCATTGCCGCCGGTGACGAGTTGCGCCCGGAATTCCGGGAGGCCGGCTTGGTTGACCCGCAGGGTTTTCACCGCGTCTATGGCGCGAACCTCGAAATCATCCTCGTGGACCTGAACCGCCTCGGCGACCGGCCCACGCCCCGCAATTGGGCCGATGTGCTCCACCCGAGGTTCCGGCGCGATGTCATCGTGAGCGGCAGCCCCGAGAGCATTCACGAGTCCATCCTTTTCGGCCTCTACCGCGACCACGGCGAGAAGGCTCTCGCCGCCTTGGGCGCGAATGTCCGCAATTTCATGCACCCGGCGGAAATGGCCAAGACCGCCGGTTCGTCCAACCCGCGCGGCGCGGCACTTTATCTGCTGCCCGGGTTCTTCTCCGCCAGTTGCCCGCACCGCGAAAACACGCGCGTCGTCTGGCCCGAGGAGGGCGCGTATTTGACGCCCCAATACATCCTGCGCCGCCGCGACGCGCGCCCCGAGTCCGACTTGTTTGCCAACTATCTTTGCGGCGGGGAGTGGGCCGCGCATCTGGCGAAAATCGGCTTCGCGCCCTCCCGCGCCGGCTCGCCCCCGCTGCCCGGACGCCTGCGCTGGGTGGGCTGGGACTTCGTGCGCCACCATGACATCGAGGCGATGAGCACGATGCTCAATGCGGCTTTCGCGCGCGGTTATTCCGCATGA
- a CDS encoding ABC transporter substrate-binding protein, producing the protein MRTLSFMRRAFVLAAAAVALHAQAAATRPFTDGAGRVLPLPAAGVGRAYGTSPVASILLYALAPEKMIGWNLPLTPEAARFLLPAVRDLPAYGNWFGPAGNANRETLIAARPDVILSVGYNNPTAVDFSNRLQTQTGIPVFLAGGRLDELAETCELVGRALGAEERAAQLAGYCRAVMRDTHALARSLPPGRPVRVYYAQGPRGLQTDTKGSLHAELLDLLGAENIIRDDMVEHSRHASVSMEHIIAGRPDVILVCPDDAGSGDPAWLADPAWQRVPAVASKRVYIIPVEPFNWFDRPPSVNRLIGLKWLASVLYPDRVSHDMVAETRAFYRLFYHCELSEWDARDLLAKSRLPLPPPANCCLQNQSE; encoded by the coding sequence ATGCGAACGCTTTCCTTCATGCGCCGGGCGTTTGTCCTCGCGGCGGCGGCGGTTGCGCTGCACGCGCAGGCGGCGGCCACGCGCCCGTTCACCGACGGAGCCGGGCGCGTGCTCCCGCTGCCCGCCGCCGGCGTGGGCCGCGCCTACGGCACCAGTCCGGTCGCCAGCATCCTGCTCTACGCACTCGCCCCGGAAAAGATGATCGGCTGGAATCTGCCTCTCACACCGGAGGCCGCCCGGTTCCTGCTCCCCGCCGTGCGCGATCTTCCCGCCTATGGAAACTGGTTCGGACCGGCGGGCAACGCCAATCGCGAGACGCTGATCGCCGCGCGGCCCGATGTCATCCTCTCGGTCGGCTATAACAATCCCACCGCCGTCGATTTTTCCAACCGCCTCCAGACCCAGACCGGCATTCCTGTTTTTCTCGCAGGCGGACGCCTCGACGAGCTGGCCGAAACCTGCGAGCTCGTCGGCCGCGCCCTCGGCGCGGAGGAGCGGGCCGCGCAACTGGCCGGTTATTGCCGTGCCGTGATGCGTGACACCCATGCCCTCGCCCGTTCGCTTCCGCCGGGCAGGCCGGTCCGGGTTTATTATGCCCAGGGGCCGCGCGGCCTCCAGACCGACACCAAGGGCTCGCTGCATGCCGAGTTGCTCGATTTGCTCGGCGCGGAAAACATCATCCGCGACGACATGGTCGAGCATTCCCGGCATGCCTCCGTCTCCATGGAGCACATCATAGCCGGGCGGCCGGATGTCATTCTCGTCTGCCCCGACGATGCCGGATCGGGCGATCCCGCATGGCTGGCCGACCCCGCATGGCAGCGTGTCCCGGCCGTGGCCAGCAAGCGGGTTTATATAATCCCGGTCGAGCCGTTCAACTGGTTCGACCGCCCGCCTTCCGTCAACCGTCTCATCGGCCTCAAATGGCTGGCCTCGGTTCTCTACCCCGACCGTGTTTCCCACGACATGGTGGCCGAGACGCGCGCTTTCTACCGCCTCTTTTATCATTGCGAATTAAGTGAATGGGATGCGCGCGACTTGCTGGCAAAGTCACGCCTGCCGCTGCCGCCTCCCGCCAACTGCTGCCTGCAAAACCAATCCGAATAA
- a CDS encoding TonB-dependent receptor plug domain-containing protein — translation MPSSLIAARGTFRLRAIVSSQTVPSLLALCSLLAAPRAAIAQTTGATASGTLVTTSTTAASASKEPVFQLGTLTVYGERPLPSEQMETSITASKIELLEKKTVAEALATTPGVTLSPGSGNRYETFAYVRGFGSLSVPIYIDGIPAYIPYDGNLDLGRFTTFDVASIHVAKGYSSVIYGPNAMGGAINLVSRRPTRPLEGNISAGVSTGDGVESSLNIGTRQGKWYAQGGVSFYERDWIKMAEEYNGTDRQNYHTRDWKFSAKAGFAPNATDEYAIGYQHQEGEKGPKVGGKGYSFTSWRWPEWNKETVYFISNTRLGDKSYVKPRVFFDKYDNTLIMGVGRDPSIYDDYSYGGSLELGTELIPKNILKGVVHYKYDRHYEYYELVTGEKDNEETYKDVTVSAGIEDTFHITSKWDFQAGVAYDWRDTRKAGEQTLGLITMDSFNPQAGVFFKLDEKNTFHATIARKTRMPSIKDRYSAHMTPNLIAIPNPDLGPETAMHYEIGYIGEPVSGLTVTANVFFSRVTDKITYKVLPEKLDGMDVRQSYNVSGDVQQDGAELGVDYSLNSILSAGGSYTFIYMKDLRNPANKLTEAPRHSGSLHAKIQPWRWLAIVPSMEARSWRYSNSAGKKIGGFALYNLKASFTPPGSNCVLSIGIENIFERDTRYYDTAYPGRGRTVYTNVRYSF, via the coding sequence ATGCCGTCTTCCCTTATCGCCGCGCGGGGGACATTCCGCCTGCGCGCCATTGTCTCATCGCAAACCGTGCCTTCGCTTCTCGCCCTGTGCTCGCTTCTGGCCGCGCCCCGCGCCGCCATCGCGCAGACCACCGGCGCCACGGCGTCAGGCACACTGGTCACGACCTCCACAACCGCCGCCTCCGCCAGCAAGGAGCCTGTTTTCCAGCTCGGCACGCTGACTGTTTACGGGGAGCGCCCTCTGCCCTCCGAGCAGATGGAAACCTCGATAACGGCATCCAAGATAGAGCTGCTCGAAAAGAAAACCGTGGCCGAAGCCCTCGCCACCACGCCGGGCGTCACGCTCTCCCCCGGCAGTGGCAACCGTTATGAAACCTTCGCGTATGTCCGCGGCTTCGGCAGCCTGTCGGTGCCCATTTATATTGACGGCATCCCCGCCTACATTCCCTACGACGGAAATCTCGATCTCGGGCGCTTCACCACGTTCGATGTCGCGTCCATCCATGTCGCCAAGGGTTACAGTTCCGTGATTTACGGCCCCAATGCCATGGGCGGTGCCATCAACCTCGTCAGCCGCCGCCCCACGCGCCCCCTCGAGGGCAATATAAGCGCGGGCGTTTCCACCGGGGACGGCGTGGAAAGCTCGCTGAACATCGGCACCAGGCAGGGCAAATGGTATGCGCAGGGTGGCGTTTCCTTTTATGAGCGCGACTGGATAAAAATGGCGGAGGAATACAACGGGACGGACCGGCAGAACTATCATACCCGCGACTGGAAATTCAGCGCCAAGGCCGGCTTCGCCCCCAACGCGACCGACGAATACGCCATCGGTTACCAGCATCAGGAGGGCGAAAAAGGCCCGAAGGTCGGAGGCAAGGGCTATTCCTTCACGAGCTGGCGCTGGCCGGAATGGAACAAGGAGACCGTCTATTTCATTTCGAACACCCGGCTCGGGGACAAAAGTTATGTGAAGCCGCGCGTGTTTTTCGACAAATACGACAACACGCTCATCATGGGTGTCGGCCGCGATCCCAGCATTTATGATGATTATTCCTACGGTGGATCGCTCGAACTCGGCACGGAATTGATCCCCAAAAACATATTAAAGGGCGTCGTCCATTATAAATATGACCGTCATTATGAATATTACGAACTCGTCACCGGGGAAAAGGACAACGAGGAAACCTACAAGGACGTGACCGTCTCGGCGGGCATCGAGGACACATTCCACATTACGTCCAAATGGGACTTCCAGGCCGGCGTCGCCTACGACTGGCGCGACACCAGAAAAGCCGGCGAGCAAACGCTGGGGCTCATCACCATGGACAGCTTCAATCCGCAGGCGGGCGTGTTTTTCAAGCTCGATGAGAAAAACACCTTTCATGCCACCATCGCCCGCAAGACCCGCATGCCCTCCATCAAGGACCGCTACTCGGCGCACATGACGCCCAACCTCATCGCCATCCCCAATCCCGACCTCGGACCCGAGACCGCCATGCACTATGAAATCGGATACATCGGCGAGCCGGTCTCCGGCCTCACCGTCACGGCCAATGTCTTCTTCAGCCGCGTGACCGACAAGATCACTTATAAAGTCCTTCCCGAAAAGCTCGACGGCATGGATGTCCGCCAGTCGTATAATGTGTCCGGTGACGTGCAGCAGGACGGCGCCGAACTCGGCGTGGATTATTCATTAAACTCCATCCTCTCCGCCGGGGGCAGCTATACTTTTATCTACATGAAGGATCTCAGGAATCCGGCGAACAAACTGACCGAGGCCCCCCGGCACTCCGGGAGCCTTCATGCAAAAATCCAACCGTGGCGGTGGCTGGCCATTGTCCCCTCCATGGAGGCGCGCTCGTGGCGTTACAGCAACAGCGCGGGCAAGAAGATAGGGGGATTCGCCCTCTACAACCTGAAGGCATCATTCACGCCGCCCGGCAGCAATTGCGTCCTGAGTATCGGAATCGAAAACATTTTTGAGCGCGACACCCGTTATTACGACACCGCCTACCCTGGCAGGGGACGCACTGTCTATACAAACGTGCGCTATTCTTTCTAG
- the tsaA gene encoding tRNA (N6-threonylcarbamoyladenosine(37)-N6)-methyltransferase TrmO → MKPKRSPGAMASPPPDAHPRAKSRPAALPSPIVLTPIGVIESPWRSVSDHCDYKTPARLRLRDDLLDALKGVEYFSHLWVIYHQHRSAEWLRGRGWAADGTAPLVLPECDDRSGQGVFSSRAPCRPSGLGSCIVELLERRGTLLTVRGLDALDGTPLLDIKVYVPQFDAFPGALTPLGWASVLAHDDDATRATRWLHWDTTGPEFALGLRAGLAAMKRLGTRRNAPGLHSRLAGSLFFAQGWELATGCTPLRATLALEERDSGAPPWEASLAGSGKRRCRLALHRLDWPDAAAVMAADNRALFAR, encoded by the coding sequence TTGAAACCGAAACGAAGCCCGGGAGCGATGGCGTCCCCGCCACCGGACGCGCATCCGCGCGCCAAATCCCGCCCGGCCGCCCTCCCCTCGCCCATCGTGCTCACGCCGATCGGCGTCATCGAATCGCCCTGGCGCTCGGTCTCCGACCATTGCGATTATAAAACTCCGGCGCGCCTGCGTCTGCGCGACGACCTGCTCGACGCGCTGAAAGGCGTGGAATATTTTTCCCACCTCTGGGTCATTTATCACCAGCACCGCTCCGCGGAATGGCTGCGCGGCCGCGGCTGGGCCGCAGATGGCACGGCGCCGCTGGTGCTGCCGGAATGCGACGACCGCTCCGGGCAGGGAGTTTTCAGTTCGCGCGCGCCATGCCGTCCGTCGGGACTCGGCTCGTGCATCGTCGAGCTGCTGGAACGCCGCGGCACTCTGCTCACCGTGCGGGGACTCGATGCCCTCGATGGCACGCCCTTGCTGGATATCAAAGTCTATGTGCCGCAATTCGACGCCTTTCCCGGCGCGCTCACGCCGCTGGGCTGGGCCTCCGTTCTCGCGCATGACGACGACGCGACCCGCGCCACCCGCTGGCTGCACTGGGACACCACCGGCCCCGAGTTCGCGCTCGGCCTGCGCGCGGGACTGGCCGCGATGAAACGGCTTGGAACCCGGCGCAATGCCCCCGGGCTCCATTCGCGCCTCGCGGGCAGCCTCTTTTTTGCCCAAGGCTGGGAACTCGCGACCGGCTGCACGCCGCTCCGGGCCACGCTCGCGCTGGAGGAGCGCGACTCCGGCGCGCCACCCTGGGAGGCGTCGCTCGCGGGCTCCGGCAAACGCCGCTGCCGCCTCGCGCTTCACCGCCTCGACTGGCCCGATGCCGCCGCCGTCATGGCGGCGGACAACCGCGCCCTGTTCGCGCGTTGA
- a CDS encoding ABC transporter ATP-binding protein, with product MLHLRNLSCGYTRRPVVSDIELGVRAGEFVCLLGPNGSGKTALLKTLAGILPPLAGDIRLDGAPLAHRRARERARLLAYVPQAHAPVFAFSARDVVVMGRAAQWPVWGGPRSADWRAADEALALVGLGAFAERLYTRISGGERQMVLIARALAQQARYLVLDEPASSLDFGNQVRVLQTLRRLAREGIGILMATHHPEHALRCATRVAIMRGGRLAPARAPAEALTAEALEEVYHVPFVVSDLPSSGDGAASSPIRVCAPIIN from the coding sequence ATGCTTCACCTTCGCAATCTTTCCTGCGGCTACACCCGGCGCCCCGTGGTCAGCGACATCGAGCTCGGCGTGCGCGCGGGCGAGTTTGTGTGCCTGCTCGGGCCCAACGGCTCGGGAAAAACCGCGCTGCTGAAAACCCTCGCCGGCATCCTGCCGCCCCTCGCGGGCGACATCCGGCTGGACGGCGCGCCCCTCGCGCACCGCCGCGCCCGCGAACGCGCGCGCCTGCTCGCGTATGTGCCGCAGGCGCACGCCCCCGTTTTCGCGTTCAGCGCGCGCGACGTCGTCGTCATGGGCCGCGCCGCGCAATGGCCGGTCTGGGGCGGCCCCCGCTCCGCCGACTGGCGGGCCGCGGACGAGGCGCTGGCGCTGGTCGGCCTCGGCGCCTTTGCCGAACGCCTCTACACCCGGATCAGCGGAGGCGAGCGGCAGATGGTCCTCATCGCCCGCGCGCTGGCGCAGCAGGCGCGCTATCTCGTGCTCGACGAGCCCGCATCCAGCCTCGACTTCGGCAACCAGGTGCGCGTCCTGCAAACGCTGCGCCGGCTCGCGCGCGAAGGCATCGGCATCCTGATGGCCACGCATCATCCCGAGCACGCGCTGCGCTGCGCCACGCGGGTCGCCATCATGCGCGGCGGCCGGCTCGCCCCGGCCCGCGCGCCGGCCGAGGCGCTCACGGCCGAGGCGCTCGAGGAGGTCTATCACGTCCCGTTTGTCGTCTCCGACCTTCCCTCCTCCGGGGACGGGGCCGCGTCTTCCCCCATCCGCGTATGCGCTCCGATCATCAATTGA
- a CDS encoding FecCD family ABC transporter permease, whose translation MPGRRKKPPGRLAAHARTPVLLALLAASALVSLRVGAHPLAWADILQLWFPRFAADAVTDRGTVVSLLWEIRLPRLLAALGVGAGLSMAGAAYQGLFRNSLVSPDILGSSAGAALGAALGLTLSLPVVGVQTLGFLFGLAAVILTCGLGRAVGGGGHFTLRLVLTGMVVGSLFMAGVSVIKILADPYSKLPAITFWLMGSLAATTRADLALLFPPLALGVTVLLLLRWPLNLMALGEDEARSLGVPVTAVRVLVLVGATLITSATVAVAGIIGWIGLMVPHAARFWVGPNHRDLLPSSLLIGGICLLWADNLARCLFAVEFPLGVVTCACGAPVFLVMLRRSQKTWAE comes from the coding sequence ATGCCCGGCCGGCGGAAAAAACCGCCCGGGCGCCTCGCCGCGCATGCGCGCACGCCGGTGCTGCTCGCCTTGCTGGCGGCCAGCGCGCTCGTTTCGCTGCGCGTCGGCGCGCACCCGCTGGCCTGGGCCGACATCCTGCAACTCTGGTTTCCCCGGTTCGCCGCCGACGCCGTCACGGACCGCGGCACGGTCGTGTCCCTGCTCTGGGAAATCCGCCTGCCGCGCCTGCTGGCGGCGCTGGGCGTCGGCGCCGGGCTTTCCATGGCGGGCGCGGCCTACCAGGGATTGTTCAGAAACTCCCTGGTTTCCCCGGACATCCTGGGATCGTCCGCCGGCGCCGCCCTGGGCGCGGCGCTGGGACTCACGCTTTCGCTGCCGGTCGTCGGCGTGCAGACCCTCGGCTTTCTTTTCGGGCTGGCCGCGGTCATCCTCACCTGCGGCCTCGGCCGCGCCGTGGGCGGCGGCGGGCATTTCACCCTGCGGCTGGTCCTGACCGGCATGGTGGTCGGCAGCCTTTTCATGGCCGGTGTATCCGTGATTAAAATACTGGCCGACCCGTATTCCAAGCTCCCGGCCATCACCTTCTGGCTGATGGGCAGCCTGGCCGCGACCACGCGGGCGGACCTCGCGCTGCTGTTTCCACCGCTTGCGCTCGGCGTGACGGTGCTGCTGTTGCTGCGCTGGCCGCTCAACCTGATGGCGTTGGGCGAGGACGAGGCGCGCTCGCTCGGCGTCCCCGTGACGGCGGTGCGCGTGCTCGTGCTGGTCGGCGCCACGCTCATCACGTCCGCCACCGTCGCCGTCGCGGGCATCATCGGCTGGATCGGCCTGATGGTGCCGCATGCGGCGCGTTTCTGGGTCGGGCCGAACCACCGCGACCTGCTGCCCTCGTCGTTGCTCATCGGAGGTATCTGCCTGCTTTGGGCGGACAACCTCGCCCGCTGCCTGTTCGCCGTGGAGTTTCCGCTCGGCGTGGTCACCTGCGCGTGCGGCGCGCCGGTGTTTCTCGTCATGCTGCGGCGCTCGCAAAAAACCTGGGCCGAGTGA
- a CDS encoding DUF364 domain-containing protein: protein MSDSSAARAAHSLPSSFWSIYDVLVSGLPEDARVDAFAAGINWFGVRADGGLGLAMSPRETPVRIGPAGRVAGSPLREIAALARSWDFGEAALGIAALNAHHNQPARARERAERAGCVFSETGASVFTQMLPRIAGRRVAVIGHFHGLEEVARACKLSILERRPQSGDLPDPACEAVLPESDYVFITGTTLINKTLPRLLELARDAFVCLAGPTTPLAPGLFAFGVDLLAGLVVENPDEVWPVVQEGGRHAFFEHGARMVQIERAAAR from the coding sequence ATGTCCGATTCATCCGCCGCGCGCGCCGCGCATTCCCTCCCGTCTTCCTTCTGGTCCATTTATGATGTGCTGGTCTCCGGTCTCCCGGAGGACGCCCGCGTCGATGCCTTTGCGGCCGGAATCAACTGGTTTGGCGTCCGCGCCGACGGCGGGCTCGGGCTGGCCATGTCGCCGCGGGAAACGCCGGTCCGCATCGGCCCGGCCGGCCGGGTCGCCGGCAGCCCGCTGCGCGAGATCGCGGCCCTCGCGCGGTCGTGGGATTTTGGCGAGGCGGCGCTCGGCATCGCCGCGCTGAACGCCCATCATAACCAGCCCGCGCGCGCCCGGGAGCGGGCGGAGCGCGCCGGATGTGTTTTCTCCGAAACCGGCGCCAGCGTCTTCACCCAAATGCTTCCGCGCATCGCCGGGCGCCGCGTGGCGGTCATCGGCCATTTCCACGGGCTCGAGGAAGTGGCGCGCGCCTGCAAGCTCTCCATCCTCGAACGCCGCCCGCAATCCGGCGACCTGCCCGATCCCGCGTGCGAGGCGGTTTTGCCGGAAAGCGATTACGTCTTCATCACCGGGACCACCTTGATCAACAAAACGCTTCCGCGCCTGCTGGAGCTTGCGCGCGATGCCTTCGTGTGTCTTGCCGGCCCGACCACGCCGCTCGCGCCCGGGCTCTTCGCATTCGGCGTCGATCTTCTCGCCGGACTGGTGGTGGAAAATCCGGACGAGGTCTGGCCCGTCGTGCAGGAAGGCGGGCGGCATGCCTTTTTCGAGCACGGAGCCCGCATGGTCCAAATCGAACGCGCCGCCGCCCGATGA